Proteins encoded by one window of Carassius auratus strain Wakin chromosome 8, ASM336829v1, whole genome shotgun sequence:
- the csf1b gene encoding macrophage colony-stimulating factor 1b isoform X2: MNNPTPFHFYRTKGKNVCVLMLLCVPLCMMEIPGPCKHAITIDHLLQLKQLMSNQLRTGCSITYTFIERKHLSVVCYVKAALPRVLELFNIHFRYVRGSGSSQAVVSIQNLILNIYSQHCIPSLDEHLEEDPVAFERQYNESPVQALQRVEEVLSLYLHLITTTNTPVNWTCEQEYSSNPPPTETQLTTSTEVAVGLFGQDPQESFSDDFYRLGFIVVSTCGGFLILLTAYCLLERKKLKRQLYRARISSDWGLQVVENFEIQEEVYE; the protein is encoded by the exons ATGAACAACCCTACACCCTTTCACTTCTACAGAACCAAG GGGAAGAATGTGTGTGTTCTCATGCTACTGTGTGTTCCCCTCTGCATGATGGAAATCCCTGGTCCTTGCAAACATGCCATAACCATAGACCACCTGCTTCAACTGAAACAACTG ATGAGCAACCAGTTGCGGACTGGCTGTTCAATCACATATACATTCATAGAGAGAAAACACCTG AGCGTGGTGTGTTATGTCAAAGCTGCTCTGCCAAGGGTGCTTGAACTGTTTAACATCCACTTCAGATATGTGCGGGGCTCAGGAAGTTCTCAAGCAGTGGTCTCCATACAGAACCTCATTCTCAACATCTACTCCCAACACTGCATACCTTCACTGGACGAGCACCTGGAG GAGGATCCTGTAGCATTCGAGAGGCAATACAATGAGTCTCCTGTCCAGGCACTTCAAAGAGTGGAGGAGGTTTTGTCCCTTTACTTGCACCTCATTACAACCACAAACACTCCTGTTAACTGGACCTGCGAGCAAGAGTATAGCAGCAATCCACCCCCTACTGAAACACAGCTAACCACCAGCACAg AGGTTGCGGTGGGATTATTTGGGCAAGATCCTCAGGAGTCCTTCAGCGATGATTTTTACAGGCTGGGCTTCATTGTGGTCTCCACATGTGGAGGATTTCTTATCTTACTCACTGCCTACTGCCTACTAGAGAGAAAG AAGCTGAAGCGTCAGCTTTACAGAGCCAGAATTTCATCAGACTGGGG ATTACAAGTTGTTGAAAACTTTGAAATCCAAGAGGAAGTAT ATGAATGA
- the LOC113107372 gene encoding RNA-binding protein 39-like isoform X3, with protein sequence MGPKLNGVPGGKTGPQHFTKHSRRRSRSRSPFKKDRSPFKKDRSPFKKDRSPFKKDKSPFKKDKSPVRQPIDNLSPEERDARTVFCMQLAARIRPRDLEDFFSAVGKVRDVRMISDRNSRRSKGIAYIEFVDATSVPLAIGLTGQRVLGVPIIVQASQAEKNRAAAMASMLQRGGAGPMRLYVGSLHFNITEDMLRGIFEPFGKIEGIQLMMDTETGRSKGYGFISFADAECAKKALDQLNGFELAGRPMKVGHVTERSDASSASSFLDSDELERTGIDLGTTGRLQLMARLAEGTGLQIPAAAKQALQMSGSVAFGNLANASTTQPLIPNPGMNQAMNLPSQPLATHCLQLSNMFSPQAENDPGWDLEIKDDVIEECRKHGGIVHIYVDKNSAQGNVYVKCPTIPVAMAVVGALHGRWFAGKMITAAYVPLPTYHNLFPDAATATEPLRPMHR encoded by the exons ATGGGGCCGAAATTAAATGGTGTTCCCGGAGGGAAGACTGGCCCACAACATTTCACCAAACACAG TCGCAGGCGCTCTAGGAGCAGAAGCCCATTTAAGAAGGACAGAAGCCCGTTTAAGAAGGACAGAAGCCCGTTTAAGAAGGACAGAAGCCCGTTTAAGAAGGACAAAAGCCCATTTAAGAAGGACAAAAGCCCTGTCAG GCAGCCCATAGATAATCTGAGCCCAGAGGAGAGAGACGCCCGCACAGTGTTCTGCATGCAGCTCGCTGCCAGAATCAGACCCAGAGATCTGGAAGATTTCTTCTCTGCAGTGGGAAAA GTCCGTGATGTAAGGATGATCTCGGATAGGAACTCTCGGAGGTCGAAGGGCATTGCCTACATTGAGTTTGTGGATGCGACATCGGTACCGCTGGCGATCGGCCTGACGGGGCAGAGGGTTCTGGGAGTGCCTATCATAGTCCAAGCTTCACAG GCTGAGAAGAACAGGGCAGCAGCCATGGCTAGCATGCTCCAGAGAGGTGGTGCAGGACCCATGCGGCTGTACGTGGGCTCCCTGCACTTCAATATAACTGAAGACATGCTCAGGGGCATTTTTGAGCCATTTGGAAAG ATTGAGGGCATCCAGCTAATGATGGACACTGAGACTGGCAGGTCGAAAGGATACGGATTCATATCA TTTGCAGATGCAGAATGTGCTAAAAAAGCCCTGGATCAACTAAATGGTTTCGAGCTTGCAGGACGGCCAATGAAGGTGGGTCATGTTACTGAGCGTTCTGATGCCTCATCTGCAAGCTCCTTCCTGGACAGTGATGAACTGGAGAGAACTGGCATTGACTTGGGCACAACAGGTCGACTTCAGCTGATGGCAAGACTCGCAGAAG GTACAGGACTGCAGATTCCTGCTGCTGCTAAGCAGGCCTTACAGATGAGTGGCTCTGTGGCATTTGGAAATCTCGCCAATG CCTCAACCACACAACCTCTTATTCCCAATCCTGGGATGAACCAAGCTATGAACCTTCCAAGTCAGCCACTTGCTACACACTGCTTGCAGCTCTCCAACATGTTCAGTCCACAAGC GGAAAACGATCCTGGCTGGGACCTGGAGATAAAGGATGATGTAATCGAAGAGTGCAGAAAACACGGAGGCATTGTTCACATATACGTCGACAAGAACTCTGCTCAA GGAAATGTTTATGTAAAGTGTCCAACCATCCCAGTAGCAATGGCTGTTGTTGGCGCCCTGCACGGCCGGTGGTTTGCAG GTAAAATGATCACAGCAGCCTACGTGCCTCTTCCTACGTACCACAACCTGTTTCCAGATGCTGCCACAGCCACAGAGCCCCTGAGGCCCATGCACCGGTGA
- the csf1b gene encoding macrophage colony-stimulating factor 1b isoform X1, which translates to MNNPTPFHFYRTKGKNVCVLMLLCVPLCMMEIPGPCKHAITIDHLLQLKQLMSNQLRTGCSITYTFIERKHLSVVCYVKAALPRVLELFNIHFRYVRGSGSSQAVVSIQNLILNIYSQHCIPSLDEHLEEDPVAFERQYNESPVQALQRVEEVLSLYLHLITTTNTPVNWTCEQEYSSNPPPTETQLTTSTEVAVGLFGQDPQESFSDDFYRLGFIVVSTCGGFLILLTAYCLLERKKLKRQLYRARISSDWGLQVVENFEIQEEVYQMNDRQTHLGSHLSTAF; encoded by the exons ATGAACAACCCTACACCCTTTCACTTCTACAGAACCAAG GGGAAGAATGTGTGTGTTCTCATGCTACTGTGTGTTCCCCTCTGCATGATGGAAATCCCTGGTCCTTGCAAACATGCCATAACCATAGACCACCTGCTTCAACTGAAACAACTG ATGAGCAACCAGTTGCGGACTGGCTGTTCAATCACATATACATTCATAGAGAGAAAACACCTG AGCGTGGTGTGTTATGTCAAAGCTGCTCTGCCAAGGGTGCTTGAACTGTTTAACATCCACTTCAGATATGTGCGGGGCTCAGGAAGTTCTCAAGCAGTGGTCTCCATACAGAACCTCATTCTCAACATCTACTCCCAACACTGCATACCTTCACTGGACGAGCACCTGGAG GAGGATCCTGTAGCATTCGAGAGGCAATACAATGAGTCTCCTGTCCAGGCACTTCAAAGAGTGGAGGAGGTTTTGTCCCTTTACTTGCACCTCATTACAACCACAAACACTCCTGTTAACTGGACCTGCGAGCAAGAGTATAGCAGCAATCCACCCCCTACTGAAACACAGCTAACCACCAGCACAg AGGTTGCGGTGGGATTATTTGGGCAAGATCCTCAGGAGTCCTTCAGCGATGATTTTTACAGGCTGGGCTTCATTGTGGTCTCCACATGTGGAGGATTTCTTATCTTACTCACTGCCTACTGCCTACTAGAGAGAAAG AAGCTGAAGCGTCAGCTTTACAGAGCCAGAATTTCATCAGACTGGGG ATTACAAGTTGTTGAAAACTTTGAAATCCAAGAGGAAGTAT ACCAGATGAATGACCGACAGACACATCTTGGCTCACACCTCTCCACTGCCTTTTAA
- the LOC113107375 gene encoding renin-like, translated as MPSIRETLKEMGVTAAQVLSEIMPKYDEPSPTNSTASVPLINYLDTQYFGEISIGSPAQIFNVVFDTGSANLWVPSHSCSPLFTACFTHNRYDASRSKTHIYNGTGFSIQYASGNVRGFLSKDVVVVGGMSVVQVFAEATDLPAIPFIFAKFDGVLGMGYPDVAIDGITPVFDQIMSQHVLKQKVFSVYYRRDTTHVPGGVLVLGGTDPNYYTGSFHYMNTKEEGKWEVIMKGVSVGADMLFCMGGCTAVIDTGSSYITGPASSISILMKTIGAVEHAEGGYTVNCNLVKLLPTVTFHLGGQEYSLTEEDYILWQSEFGEDICTVMFNALDVPPPTGPIWILGANFIARYYTEFDRGNNRIGFARAV; from the exons ATGCCCTCCATACGAGAAACCCTGAAGGAAATGGGTGTCACAGCAGCTCAAGTGCTTTCTGAGATTATGCCAAAATATGACGAACCTTCACCCACAAACAGCACAGCTTCTGTCCCTCTGATCAACTACTTAGAT ACTCAATACTTTGGTGAGATTAGTATTGGTTCACCAGCTCAGATTTTCAATGTTGTGTTTGACACGGGTTCTGCCAACCTCTGGGTTCCTTCACACAGCTGTTCTCCTTTATTCACAGCCTGCT TCACACACAACAGGTATGATGCTTCCAGATCCAAAACGCATATTTACAACGGCACAGGATTCTCCATCCAGTACGCTTCCGGAAATGTCCGGGGATTTCTGAGCAAGGACGTGGTTGTA GTTGGTGGTATGTCAGTGGTGCAGGTTTTTGCAGAGGCCACAGACCTTCCTGCGATCCCGTTCATCTTTGCCAAGTTTGATGGAGTGTTAGGGATGGGATATCCAGATGTAGCCATTGATGGAATTACACCCGTGTTTGATCAAATCATGTCTCAACATGTTCTGAAACAGAAAGTCTTCTCAGTGTACTACAGGAG GGACACAACACATGTCCCTGGTGGAGTGTTGGTGCTGGGGGGCACAGACCCAAACTACTACACTGGATCCTTTCACTACATGAACACCAAAGAGGAAGGCAAGTGGGAGGTCATCATGAAGGG CGTGTCTGTAGGTGCAGATATGTTGTTTTGCATGGGCGGCTGTACTGCTGTGATTGATACAGGCTCCTCCTACATCACAGGCCCCGCCTCCTCTATTTCCATTCTAATGAAAACAATTGGTGCTGTTGAGCATGCAGAGGGAGGG TACACTGTCAACTGTAATTTGGTCAAGTTGTTGCCAACTGTGACTTTTCATCTGGGTGGTCAGGAATATTCTCTCACGGAAGAGGACTATATTCTCTGG CAGTCAGAGTTCGGGGAGGACATCTGCACTGTGATGTTCAACGCTCTGGATGTGCCGCCCCCTACTGGTCCCATCTGGATCCTGGGGGCGAACTTTATAGCTCGATACTATACAGAATTTGATCGGGGAAATAATCGCATTGGCTTTGCTCGGGCAGTTTGA